A section of the Papio anubis isolate 15944 chromosome 16, Panubis1.0, whole genome shotgun sequence genome encodes:
- the CHRNA4 gene encoding neuronal acetylcholine receptor subunit alpha-4 isoform X2, with protein sequence MAAGEPFWAGVLFTVRPHPGISGRIVWAAGCHGEGADGDFAVTHLTKAHLFHDGRVQWTPPAIYKSSCSIDVTFFPFDQQNCTMKFGSWTYDKAKIDLVNMHSRVDQLDFWESGEWVIVDAVGTYNTRKYECCAEIYPDITYAFVIRRLPLFYTINLIIPCLLISCLTVLVFYLPSECGEKITLCISVLLSLTVFLLLITEIIPSTSLVIPLIGEYLLFTMIFVTLSIVITVFVLNVHHRSPRTHTMPAWVRRVFLDIVPRLLLMKRPSVVKDNCRRLIESMHKMASAPRFWPEPEGEPATTSGTQSRHPPSPSCVPLDVPAESGPACKSPSDQLPTLQPPEAEKASPHPSPGPYRPPHSTQAPGLAKARSLSVQHMSSPGEAVEGGVRCRSRSIQYCVPRDNAAPEADGQAAGALASRKTHSAELPPPDQPSPRKCTCGKEPPSVSPSATLKARSTKAPPRHLPLSPALTRAVEGVQYIADHLKAEDADFSVKEDWKYVAMVIDRIFLWMFIIVCLLGTVGLFLPPWLAGMI encoded by the exons TGCTGATGGGGACTTCGCAGTCACCCACCTGACCAAGGCCCACCTGTTCCATGACGGGCGGGTGCAGTGGACGCCCCCGGCCATCTACAAGAGCTCCTGCAGCATCGATGTCACCTTCTTCCCCTTCGACCAGCAGAACTGCACCATGAAATTCGGCTCCTGGACCTACGACAAGGCCAAGATTGACCTGGTGAATATGCACAGCCGTGTGGACCAGCTGGACTTCTGGGAGAGTGGTGAGTGGGTCATCGTGGACGCCGTGGGCACCTACAACACCAGGAAGTACGAGTGCTGTGCTGAGATCTACCCAGACATCACCTACGCCTTCGTCATCCGGCGGCTGCCGCTCTTCTACACCATCAACCTCATCATTCCCTGCCTGCTCATCTCCTGCCTCACCGTGCTGGTCTTCTACCTGCCCTCCGAGTGCGGCGAGAAGATCACGCTGTGCATCTCGGTGCTGCTGTCGCTCACCGTCTTCCTGCTGCTCATCACCGAGATCATCCCGTCCACCTCGCTGGTCATCCCGCTCATCGGCGAGTACCTGCTGTTCACCATGATCTTCGTCACCCTGTCCATCGTCATCACGGTCTTCGTGCTCAACGTACACCACCGCTCGCCGCGCACGCACACCATGCCCGCCTGGGTACGCAGGGTCTTTCTGGACATCGTGCCGCGCCTGCTCCTCATGAAGCGGCCGTCCGTGGTCAAGGACAATTGCCGGCGACTCATTGAGTCCATGCACAAGATGGCCAGTGCCCCGCGCTTCTGGCCCGAGCCGGAGGGGGAGCCCGCCACCACAAGCGGCACCCAGAGCCGGCACCCGCCCTCGCCGTCCTGTGTCCCCCTGGATGTGCCGGCTGAGTCTGGGCCTGCCTGCAAGTCGCCCTCCGACCAGCTCCCCACTCTGCAGCCCCCGGAAGCTGAGAAAGCCAGTCCCCACCCCTCGCCTGGACCCTACCGCCCACCCCACAGCACCCAGGCACCAGGGCTGGCCAAAGCCAGGTCCCTCAGCGTCCAGCACATGTCCAGCCCTGGAGAAGCGGTGGAAGGTGGTGTCCGGTGCCGGTCTCGGAGCATCCAGTACTGTGTTCCCCGAGACAATGCCGCCCCCGAGGCGGACGGCCAGGCTGCCGGCGCCCTGGCCTCTCGCAAGACCCACTCGGCTGAGCTCCCGCCCCCAGACCAGCCCTCTCCGCGCAAATGCACCTGCGGGAAGGAGCCCCCTTCCGTGTCCCCGAGCGCCACGCTCAAGGCCCGCAGCACCAAAGCACCGCCCCGGCACCTGCCCCTGTCGCCGGCCCTGACCCGGGCGGTGGAGGGTGTCCAGTACATCGCGGACCACCTGAAGGCCGAAGATGCAGACTTCTCG GTGAAGGAGGACTGGAAGTACGTGGCCATGGTGATCGACCGCATCTTCCTCTGGATGTTCATCATCGTTTGCCTGCTGGGGACCGTGGGCCTCTTCCTGCCGCCCTGGCTGGCTGGCATGATCTAG
- the CHRNA4 gene encoding neuronal acetylcholine receptor subunit alpha-4 isoform X1, which translates to MKFGSWTYDKAKIDLVNMHSRVDQLDFWESGEWVIVDAVGTYNTRKYECCAEIYPDITYAFVIRRLPLFYTINLIIPCLLISCLTVLVFYLPSECGEKITLCISVLLSLTVFLLLITEIIPSTSLVIPLIGEYLLFTMIFVTLSIVITVFVLNVHHRSPRTHTMPAWVRRVFLDIVPRLLLMKRPSVVKDNCRRLIESMHKMASAPRFWPEPEGEPATTSGTQSRHPPSPSCVPLDVPAESGPACKSPSDQLPTLQPPEAEKASPHPSPGPYRPPHSTQAPGLAKARSLSVQHMSSPGEAVEGGVRCRSRSIQYCVPRDNAAPEADGQAAGALASRKTHSAELPPPDQPSPRKCTCGKEPPSVSPSATLKARSTKAPPRHLPLSPALTRAVEGVQYIADHLKAEDADFSVKEDWKYVAMVIDRIFLWMFIIVCLLGTVGLFLPPWLAGMI; encoded by the exons ATGAAATTCGGCTCCTGGACCTACGACAAGGCCAAGATTGACCTGGTGAATATGCACAGCCGTGTGGACCAGCTGGACTTCTGGGAGAGTGGTGAGTGGGTCATCGTGGACGCCGTGGGCACCTACAACACCAGGAAGTACGAGTGCTGTGCTGAGATCTACCCAGACATCACCTACGCCTTCGTCATCCGGCGGCTGCCGCTCTTCTACACCATCAACCTCATCATTCCCTGCCTGCTCATCTCCTGCCTCACCGTGCTGGTCTTCTACCTGCCCTCCGAGTGCGGCGAGAAGATCACGCTGTGCATCTCGGTGCTGCTGTCGCTCACCGTCTTCCTGCTGCTCATCACCGAGATCATCCCGTCCACCTCGCTGGTCATCCCGCTCATCGGCGAGTACCTGCTGTTCACCATGATCTTCGTCACCCTGTCCATCGTCATCACGGTCTTCGTGCTCAACGTACACCACCGCTCGCCGCGCACGCACACCATGCCCGCCTGGGTACGCAGGGTCTTTCTGGACATCGTGCCGCGCCTGCTCCTCATGAAGCGGCCGTCCGTGGTCAAGGACAATTGCCGGCGACTCATTGAGTCCATGCACAAGATGGCCAGTGCCCCGCGCTTCTGGCCCGAGCCGGAGGGGGAGCCCGCCACCACAAGCGGCACCCAGAGCCGGCACCCGCCCTCGCCGTCCTGTGTCCCCCTGGATGTGCCGGCTGAGTCTGGGCCTGCCTGCAAGTCGCCCTCCGACCAGCTCCCCACTCTGCAGCCCCCGGAAGCTGAGAAAGCCAGTCCCCACCCCTCGCCTGGACCCTACCGCCCACCCCACAGCACCCAGGCACCAGGGCTGGCCAAAGCCAGGTCCCTCAGCGTCCAGCACATGTCCAGCCCTGGAGAAGCGGTGGAAGGTGGTGTCCGGTGCCGGTCTCGGAGCATCCAGTACTGTGTTCCCCGAGACAATGCCGCCCCCGAGGCGGACGGCCAGGCTGCCGGCGCCCTGGCCTCTCGCAAGACCCACTCGGCTGAGCTCCCGCCCCCAGACCAGCCCTCTCCGCGCAAATGCACCTGCGGGAAGGAGCCCCCTTCCGTGTCCCCGAGCGCCACGCTCAAGGCCCGCAGCACCAAAGCACCGCCCCGGCACCTGCCCCTGTCGCCGGCCCTGACCCGGGCGGTGGAGGGTGTCCAGTACATCGCGGACCACCTGAAGGCCGAAGATGCAGACTTCTCG GTGAAGGAGGACTGGAAGTACGTGGCCATGGTGATCGACCGCATCTTCCTCTGGATGTTCATCATCGTTTGCCTGCTGGGGACCGTGGGCCTCTTCCTGCCGCCCTGGCTGGCTGGCATGATCTAG